The following coding sequences lie in one Cronobacter universalis NCTC 9529 genomic window:
- the priA gene encoding primosomal protein N' encodes MPVARVALPVPLARTFDYLLPDAMTAAAGCRVRVPFGRQQRVGVVVAVGDESELPLDELKSVVEVLDSESLYPPVLWRMLLWAADYYHHPIGEVLFHALPVLLRQGKPASHAPLWYWFATEEGQAVDLNSLKRSPKQQQALAALRQGRLWRHEVAQMAFNDAALQALRAKGLCELGSELPPVADWRGQFSVSGDRLRLNTEQATAVGAIRGEADNFCAWLLAGVTGSGKTEVYLSVLENTLAQGKQALVLVPEIGLTPQTIARFRERFNAPVEVLHSALNDSERLAAWLKAKSGEAAIVIGTRSALFTPFKNLGVIVIDEEHDSSYKQQEGWRYHARDLAVYRAHSEQIPIILGSATPALETLHNVRQRKYRVLKLTHRAGNARPAQQHVLDLKGQPLQAGLAPALVARMRQHLQADNQVILFLNRRGFAPALLCHDCGWIAECPRCDHYYTLHQSQHQLRCHHCDSQRPVPRQCPQCGSTHLVPVGLGTEQLEQSLAPLFPGVPLSRIDRDTTSRKGALEEQLAEVHRGGARILIGTQMLAKGHHFPDVTLVALLDVDGALFCADFRSAERFAQLYTQVAGRAGRAGKQGEVVLQTHHPEHPLLQTLLHQGYDAFADQALAERGSVSLPPYSSHILIRAEDHHNQDAPAFLQQLRNLLQASPLADQKLWLLGPVPALQPKRGGRYRWQLLLQHPSRLQLQRIVAGSLPLVGTLPAARKVKWTLDVDPTEG; translated from the coding sequence ATGCCTGTCGCCCGCGTCGCTCTGCCCGTTCCGCTTGCCCGCACCTTTGACTATCTGCTGCCCGATGCCATGACGGCGGCGGCGGGCTGTCGCGTGCGCGTGCCGTTCGGCCGCCAGCAGCGCGTCGGCGTGGTCGTGGCAGTTGGCGATGAGAGCGAGCTGCCGCTTGATGAGCTAAAAAGCGTGGTGGAGGTGCTGGACAGCGAATCGCTCTACCCGCCTGTGCTCTGGCGTATGCTGCTGTGGGCGGCCGATTATTATCATCACCCGATTGGCGAAGTACTCTTCCACGCGCTGCCGGTGCTGTTGCGCCAGGGCAAACCCGCCAGCCATGCGCCGCTCTGGTACTGGTTCGCCACCGAAGAGGGCCAGGCGGTCGATCTCAACAGCCTCAAGCGTTCGCCAAAGCAGCAGCAGGCGCTGGCGGCGCTGCGCCAGGGCAGGCTCTGGCGGCATGAAGTGGCGCAGATGGCGTTTAACGACGCCGCGCTTCAGGCGCTGCGCGCCAAAGGGCTGTGCGAGCTTGGCAGCGAGCTGCCGCCGGTCGCCGACTGGCGCGGTCAGTTTTCGGTATCCGGCGACAGGCTGCGGCTCAATACCGAGCAGGCGACGGCGGTGGGCGCCATTCGCGGCGAAGCCGATAACTTCTGCGCCTGGCTGCTGGCGGGCGTGACCGGCTCCGGGAAAACCGAAGTCTATTTAAGCGTGCTCGAAAACACGCTCGCGCAGGGCAAACAGGCGCTGGTGCTGGTGCCGGAAATCGGCCTCACACCCCAGACCATCGCCCGCTTTCGCGAGCGTTTCAACGCGCCCGTCGAGGTGCTGCACTCGGCGCTGAACGACAGCGAGCGGCTGGCGGCCTGGCTGAAAGCCAAAAGCGGCGAGGCGGCGATTGTCATCGGCACGCGCTCGGCGCTGTTCACGCCCTTTAAAAACCTCGGGGTGATCGTTATCGATGAAGAGCACGACAGCTCTTATAAACAGCAGGAAGGCTGGCGCTATCACGCGCGCGATCTGGCGGTCTACCGGGCGCACAGCGAGCAGATCCCGATTATTTTAGGCTCCGCGACGCCGGCGCTGGAGACGCTGCACAACGTGCGCCAGCGTAAATACCGCGTGCTGAAGCTGACGCACCGCGCGGGCAACGCGCGCCCGGCGCAGCAGCATGTACTGGATCTGAAAGGCCAGCCGCTCCAGGCGGGCCTCGCGCCTGCGCTGGTCGCCCGGATGCGTCAGCATTTGCAGGCGGATAACCAGGTGATTCTGTTTCTTAACCGCCGCGGCTTCGCGCCCGCGCTGCTCTGCCACGACTGCGGCTGGATAGCCGAATGCCCGCGCTGCGATCACTACTACACGCTGCATCAGTCACAGCATCAGCTGCGCTGCCACCATTGCGACAGTCAGCGACCCGTGCCGCGCCAGTGCCCGCAGTGCGGCTCCACGCATCTGGTGCCGGTGGGGCTTGGCACCGAACAGCTGGAACAGAGCCTGGCGCCGTTATTCCCCGGCGTGCCGCTGTCGCGTATCGACCGCGACACGACCAGCCGTAAGGGCGCGCTCGAAGAGCAACTGGCGGAAGTTCACCGCGGCGGCGCGCGCATTCTTATCGGCACCCAGATGCTGGCCAAAGGCCATCACTTCCCCGATGTCACGCTGGTGGCACTGCTGGATGTCGACGGCGCGCTGTTCTGCGCCGATTTCCGCTCGGCGGAGCGTTTCGCCCAGCTCTACACGCAGGTGGCGGGTCGCGCCGGACGCGCAGGTAAACAGGGCGAAGTGGTGCTCCAGACGCACCACCCGGAACATCCGCTGTTACAGACGCTGCTGCATCAGGGTTATGACGCATTTGCCGATCAGGCGCTCGCCGAGCGCGGCAGCGTCTCGCTTCCGCCCTACAGCAGCCATATTTTGATTCGCGCGGAAGATCACCATAACCAGGACGCGCCAGCGTTTCTCCAGCAGCTGCGCAATCTGCTTCAGGCCAGCCCGCTTGCCGATCAAAAACTCTGGCTGCTCGGCCCGGTGCCTGCGCTGCAGCCCAAACGCGGCGGACGCTATCGCTGGCAGTTGCTGCTGCAACACCCGTCGCGCTTACAGTTGCAACGAATTGTCGCGGGCAGCCTGCCGCTGGTGGGCACGCTTCCCGCCGCCCGTAAAGTGAAATGGACGCTCGACGTCGACCCGACCGAAGGCTGA
- the rpmE gene encoding 50S ribosomal protein L31 — translation MKKDIHPKYVEITATCSCGNVIKTRSTVGHDLNLDVCGNCHPFFTGKQRVVDTGGRVERFNKRFSIPGSK, via the coding sequence ATGAAAAAAGATATTCACCCGAAATATGTTGAAATCACCGCTACCTGCTCCTGCGGTAACGTGATCAAAACTCGCTCCACCGTTGGCCACGACCTGAACCTGGACGTGTGCGGCAACTGCCACCCGTTCTTCACTGGTAAACAGCGTGTTGTTGATACCGGTGGTCGTGTTGAGCGTTTCAACAAACGCTTCAGCATCCCGGGCAGCAAATAA
- the metJ gene encoding met regulon transcriptional regulator MetJ, with protein sequence MAEWNGEYISPYAEHGKKSEQVKKITVSIPLKVLKILTDERTRRQVNNLRHATNSELLCEAFLHAFTGQPLPDDDDLRKERSDEIPEEAKVIMREMGIDPDTWEY encoded by the coding sequence ATGGCTGAATGGAACGGCGAATATATCAGCCCCTACGCTGAGCACGGCAAGAAGAGTGAACAGGTCAAAAAAATTACGGTTTCCATTCCTCTGAAGGTGTTAAAAATCCTCACCGATGAACGCACCCGTCGTCAGGTGAATAACCTGCGCCATGCCACCAACAGCGAGCTGCTGTGCGAGGCTTTCCTTCACGCCTTTACCGGCCAGCCCTTGCCGGACGACGATGACCTGCGTAAAGAGCGCAGCGATGAGATCCCGGAAGAGGCCAAGGTAATCATGCGTGAAATGGGTATCGACCCGGATACCTGGGAATACTGA